AATGTGTTTATTGTCAATATCAATGTTAAAAATTTGGTCAGGTTTAttgctatatttatttttaaagatcatgaagttagttttgtctatatttaatgaaagtttatttagtttaaaccagttCGAAATTTTCTTAAGCTctatattaattattttttctaattGTTCAGGGTCTTTGTGGGAAAAAAGAATATTAGTGTCGtcagcaaaaataataaaatgggaTGAAGGTGATGAGAGTGGGAGGTCGTTAAtatataaaaggaataaaagtGGTCCAAGGATTGATCCCTGGGGGACACCGCAAATTATATCACCTTCAGCAGATTTTTGATGGTTATAAACTACATATTGTTTTCTTTCTGAAAGATAGTTTTTTATCCAGAGATTGGCAAGACCTCTGATACCGTAACTATTTAGTTTGTGGAGAAGGATATCATGGTTGAGGGTATCAAAGTCCTTGCTTAGGTCTAGGAATATTCCAAGACTATGGAGTTTTTCATCTAGTACACTGGTAATTTTGCAATAAAGATCATTGATTGCCATATACGTGGACCTGTTTGGTCTGAAACCATATTGGTGGGagctcaaaatattatttttatcaatGAAGTCAAAAAGCCGGGTGtaaattatttatatatattataacatatgtgactcctcgccaactgagcccggatgtcgccaatcatcatttttgagatattcaaccaaaatattctgcttgaaattagctttaaaatgatgtatatcatgtctatagtacttgacatttaagtagtgaaaaatcaataaaacagtcaataaatcctttctttcctattgtttattgttaagttcgatggagcatatctcaatagtggcactggcgacatccgggctcagttgtggcgaggagtcacatattataTAGAATATGTTGCTATGACTTTCTCAAAAATAGGTTTCACGTTGAAGAAAAGACggcaaatgatagagtgaatgacTTTCATGGAAGTTCTTACGCTTTGCTTTATTCGTATTATTAGATCTAAAATCTTTGAATGCATAAATAATgagaacgctatctactgaagatagcaccgaaTTTCCGATATGGTTTAGCGCTCTATTTCATATTGCAAAACTTTTTATTGCATCAAACATACCTATAAATGACCATATCCACACGACAGCAACTCTTCAATATTTGTGgcaatattatttaaatactatttcattttattaccagttcaactcttcaatatttgtggcaataattatttaaatactatttcattttattaccagttCAACACCGTGTTTTATTACTAAGTAAATTTATTATACAGTTAATAGacgtacatatttaaaaaaaaatacaatacaattaaataatccagttgatggtgttccattttattgcaaatttaacatcatatttttattataaagcaaatttatatatacagatatttggcctacgagtttttttaaagcaaaatgtaattaaataattCAATGTTTCAAAATGTGTATACAGAATAAAGTCAAAAGTCTAAATGATAGTTCTATTTTGATATCCTTGCTTTTTATACTGCGAGAGAATCGGCACTGTGCCTTTTATATACTAAAATAAAAGACATTAGGTCCAATAAATCAATAAGTTTTAAAAGTACCGTCACACCTATACTAATTTTGATTGAGTAGAATTTGATGACTTCCGGGATGATCACACGTTAATACCGCCTCTACACGCACTCTCTTATTAGATTCAAAATATTGCGCCGGAAATGCAGTGATTCTTTTTCTGTCTCTCTCTACTTGGCACTTCAGAATCCATTTGTCACTTTCAGTTGTACGCACGATTCCAGAAATATGCAGCGATATTATAGTTTTGTgagattaaataaaaacattcgcGAGGTTTTGCAATAACATCGTTTAATAAGATTCAAGTAAAACATTCATATTAAATCATTTTCTAAATTAAGCGTTTTTAAAACTATAGATGTACACTGACACAAGAAATCTAGAACCGATATCATGGTTATAGAATATGTTGCTATGACTTTCTCAAAAATAGCTTTCACGTTGAAGAAAAGACggcaaatgatagagtgaatgacTTTCATCGAAGTTCTTACGCTTTGCTTTATTCGTATTATTAGATCTAAAATCTTTGAATGCATAAATAATgagaacgctatctactgaagatagcaccgaaTTTCCGATATGGTTTAGCGCTCTATTTCATATTGCAAAACTTTTATTGCATCAAACATACCTATAAATGACCATATCCACACGACAGCAACTCTTCAATATTTgtggcaataattatttaaatactatttcattttattaccagttcaactcttcaatatttgtggcaataattatttaaatactatttcattttattaccagttCAACACCGTGTTTTATTACTAAGTAAATTTATTATACAGTTAATAGacgtacatatttaaaaaaaaatacaatacaattaaataatccagttgatggtgttccattttattgcaaatttaacatcatatttttattataaagcaaatttatatatacagatatttggcctacgagttttttaaagcaaaatgtaattaaataattcaatgtttcaatataaaaagtcatcagaaataggccacaaattgtcttcaaaactaaaAGTTGACAGGTTGGCAAACCTGAATGAAGGAGGAGACAAAGTGATGGCTGGAGGAGAACAACAAGCTTCTCTGCAACGACTTGAAGGCGGTGAAGGAACAGTTGGTATCTTCAGATGAGACGAAGACGGTGATTCAGAATACGTTGACCATGGGCAGGTGTCAGGCGAAGGTGGCTCCACAGACGATGGACGAGACGATGACGTAGAACTGGACGGCGAGAATTCTTCATACGACGGAGATCTTCGAAGAAGTCTGGACGACCCTTCACTCTTCTTCACTTTTTGGCTGTGCTTATGTCGAGCGCGTCGATTCTGGAACCATACCtgcaaaataagaaaaagaaataatgttagattatattgaacaaaattattttaatatgagaatgcgtgtttttttaattattaataatagcaaattaataataataattataacttatatttacCTGAATTCTGGATTCCGTTAAACCAATAGCATCAGATAGAGCTTCTCTTGACCTATAATCAGGGTACTGGTTATCGCAAATACGGCTTCCATACTTTGTAGCTGATGAGAAGTATAGTTAATACGACTGCGACGGCGATTTGATTTTGGCACTGCTTTCGACATTTTCGAGTCAGGCAAAATAAGATATTAGGTACAAAATGTGTATACAGAATAAACTCACAAGTCTAAATGATAGTTCTATTTTGATATCCTTGCTTTTTATACTGCGAGAGAATCGGCACTCTGCCTTTTATATACTAAAATAAAAGACATTAGGTCCAATAAATCAATAAGTTTTAAAAGTACCGTCACACCTATACTAATTTTGATTGAGTAGAATTTGATGACTTCCGGGATGATCACACGTTAATACCGCCTCTACACGCACTCTCTTATTAGATTCAAAATATTGCGCCGGAAATGCAGTGATTCTTTTTTCTGTCTCTCTCTACTTGGCACTTCAGAATCCATTTGTCACTTTCAGTTGTACGCACGATTCCAGAAATATGCAGCGATATTATAGTTTTGTgagattaaataaaaacattcgcGAGGTTTTGCAATAACATCGTTTAATAAGATTCAAGTAAAACATTCATATTAAATCATTTTCTAAATTAAGCGTTTTTAAACTATAGATGTACACTGACACAAGAAATCTAGAACCGATATCATGGTTATAGAATATGTTGCTATGACTTTCTCAAAAATAGCTTTCACGTTGAAGAAAAGACggcaaatgatagagtgaatgacTTTCATGGAAGTTCTTACGCTTTGCTTTATTCGTATTATTAGATCTAAAATCTTTGAATGCATAAATAATgagaacgctatctactgaagatagcaccgaaTTTCCGATATGGTTTAGCGCTCTATTTCATATTGCAAAACTTTTTATTGCATCAAACATACCTATAAATGACCATATCCACACGACAGCAACTCTTCAATATTTgtggcaataattatttaaatactatttcattttattaccagttcaactcttcaatatttgtggcaataattatttaaatactatttcattttattaccagttCAACACCGTGTTTTATTACTAAGTAAATTTATTATACAGTTAATAGACGTACATAgttttttaaaaatacaaatacaattaaataatccagttgatggtgttccattttattgcaaatttaacaTCATGTTTTTTATTATAAAGCAAATTTATATATACAGATATTTGGCCTTCgagttttttaaagcaaaatgtaattaaataattcaatgtttcaatataaaaagtcatcagaaataggccacaaattgtcttcaaaactaaaAGTTGACAGGTTGGCAAACCTGAATGAAGGAGGAGACAAAGTGATGGCTGGAGGAGAACAACAAGCTTCTCTGCAACGACTTGAAGGCGGTGAAGGAACAGTTGGTATCTTCAGATGAGACGAAGACGGTGATTCAGAATACGTTGACCATGGGCAGGTGTCAGGCGAAGGTGGCTCCACAGACGATGGACGAGACGATGACGTAGAACTGGACGGCGAGAATTCTTCATACGACGGAGATCTTCGAAGAAGTCTGGACGACCCTTCACTCTTCTTCACTTTTTGGCTGTGCTTATGTCGAGCGCGTCGATTCTGGAACCATACCtgcaaaataagaaaaagaaataatgttagattatattgaacaaaattattttaatatgagaatgcgtgtttttttaattattaataatagcaaattaataataataattataacttatatttacCTGAATTCTGGATTCCGTTAAACCAATAGCATCAGATAGAGCTTCTCTTGACCTATAATCAGGGTACTGGTTATCAGCAAATACGGCTTCCATACTTTGTAGCTGATGAGAAGTATAGTTAATACGACTGCGACGGCGATTTGATTTTGGCACTGCTTTCGACATTTTCGAGTCAGGCAAAATAAGATATTAGGTACAAAATGTGTATACAGAATAAACTCACAAGTCTAAATGATAGTTCTATTTTGATATCCTTGCTTTTTATACTGCGAGAGAATCGGCACTGTGCCTTTTATATACTAAAATAAAAGACATTAGGTCCAATAAATCAATAAGTTTTAAAAGTACCGTCACACCTATACTAATTTTGATTGAGTAGAATTTGATGACTTCCGGGATGATCACACGTTAATACCGCCTCTACACGCACTCTCTTATTAGATTCAAAATATTGCGCCGGAAATGCAGTGATTCTTTTTCTGTCTCTCTCTACTTGGCACTTCAGAATCCATTTGTCACTTTCAGTTGTACGCACGATTCCAGAAATATGCAGCGATATTATAGTTTTGTgagattaaataaaaacattcgcGAGGTTTTGCAATAACATCGTTTAATAAGATTCAAGTAAAACATTCATATTAAATCATTTTCTAAATTAAGCGTTTTTAAAACTATAGGTGTACACTGACACAACAAATCTAGAACCGATATCATGGTTATAGAATATGTTGCTATGACTTTCTCAAAAATAGCTTTCACGTTGAAGAAAAGACggcaaatgatagagtgaatgacTTTCATCGAAGTTCTTACGCTTTGCTTTATTCGTATTATTAGATCTAAAATCTTTGAATGCATAAATAATgagaacgctatctactgaagatagcaccgaaTTTCCGATATGGTTTAGCGCTCTATTTCATATTGCAAAACTTTTTATTGCATCAAACATACCTATAAATGACCATATCCACACGACAGCATCTCTTCAATATTTGTGGCAATAATTATTTAGatactatttcattttattaccagttcaactcttcaatatttgtggcaataattatttaaatactatttcattttattaccagttCAACACCGTGTTTTATTACTAAGTAAATTTATTATACAGTTAATAGacgtacatatttaaaaaaaatacaaatacaattaaataatccagttgatggtgttccattttattgcaaatttaacatcatgtttttatta
Above is a window of Amphiura filiformis chromosome 7, Afil_fr2py, whole genome shotgun sequence DNA encoding:
- the LOC140156271 gene encoding uncharacterized protein: MSKAVPKSNRRRSRINYTSHQLQSMEAVFADNQYPDYRSREALSDAIGLTESRIQVWFQNRRARHKHSQKVKKSEGSSRLLRRSPSYEEFSPSSSTSSSRPSSVEPPSPDTCPWSTYSESPSSSHLKIPTVPSPPSSRCREACCSPPAITLSPPSFRFANLSTFSFEDNLWPISDDFLY